From Leifsonia sp. fls2-241-R2A-40a, one genomic window encodes:
- a CDS encoding DUF2269 family protein, with protein METLFAVLHVVAAVFIVGPMAILPMTAMRAVRAGDARQVDTLAKSTNLLSLLSLLVVLFGFGVMGLSDKKYDLSITTPWILWSIILYVIALALTLFLVVPTMRRAAEALRDGTASRYPAIAAGSGVASLLLVAVVVLMVWKP; from the coding sequence ATGGAAACACTCTTCGCCGTGCTGCACGTGGTCGCCGCCGTCTTCATCGTCGGGCCGATGGCCATCCTCCCCATGACCGCGATGCGGGCCGTCCGAGCGGGCGACGCCCGCCAGGTGGACACGCTGGCGAAGTCGACGAACCTGCTGTCGCTTCTGTCGCTCCTCGTGGTGCTGTTCGGTTTCGGAGTGATGGGCCTGTCCGACAAGAAGTACGACCTGAGCATCACGACCCCGTGGATCCTGTGGTCGATCATCCTGTACGTGATCGCCCTGGCCCTCACGCTCTTCCTGGTCGTGCCGACCATGCGCCGTGCCGCCGAGGCGCTGCGCGACGGCACGGCGTCGCGCTACCCGGCGATCGCCGCCGGCTCAGGCGTCGCGAGCCTGCTGCTCGTCGCAGTCGTCGTGCTCATGGTCTGGAAGCCGTAG